The proteins below come from a single Parageobacillus thermoglucosidasius genomic window:
- the hemW gene encoding radical SAM family heme chaperone HemW, which translates to MAKSAYFHIPFCAQICYYCDFNKVFFHGQPVDEYLQAMEKEMKRTMEAFPADRLDTLFVGGGTPTVLEMKQLDFFLQSIYKHFRFSAAEVEFTFEANPNELSKEKLQLLKEAGVNRLSFGVQTFDDALLKAIGRTHRYEDVIKTIALAKEIGFENISIDLMYGLPRQTVAQFLTDLEIAFSLDVQHISAYSLIIEPKTVFYNLMRKGKLLLPSEEEEAKMYEEAMRQMEMHDYHQYEISNYARPGFQSRHNLTYWNNEEYYGIGAGAHSYVGGVRRANVRPIKKYIAKVEETGFPYLEVHHVTKSEQMEEEMFLGLRKTEGVSKQRFFEKFGMSIPDVFGQAVAREKQKGLLEETETHIRLTQRGKLLGNEVFQAFIGGI; encoded by the coding sequence GTGGCAAAATCAGCGTATTTCCATATTCCGTTTTGTGCACAAATATGTTATTACTGCGATTTTAATAAAGTGTTTTTTCACGGGCAGCCTGTCGATGAATATTTGCAAGCGATGGAAAAGGAAATGAAGCGGACGATGGAAGCATTTCCGGCCGATCGGCTTGATACGCTGTTTGTCGGCGGGGGAACGCCGACGGTTTTAGAAATGAAACAGCTTGATTTTTTCCTGCAAAGCATTTATAAACATTTTCGCTTTTCTGCCGCTGAAGTCGAGTTTACGTTTGAAGCAAACCCGAACGAACTTTCCAAAGAAAAACTGCAGTTATTAAAAGAAGCAGGGGTCAATCGCTTAAGTTTCGGCGTGCAAACATTTGACGATGCATTATTAAAGGCGATCGGGCGGACTCACCGTTATGAAGATGTCATTAAAACGATTGCGCTGGCAAAAGAAATCGGCTTTGAAAACATTAGCATTGATTTAATGTACGGGCTGCCGCGACAAACGGTGGCACAGTTCCTAACCGATTTGGAGATCGCCTTTTCCCTTGATGTTCAACATATTTCCGCTTATTCGCTCATTATTGAGCCAAAAACGGTTTTTTACAATTTAATGAGAAAAGGAAAATTGCTGCTGCCAAGCGAGGAAGAAGAGGCGAAAATGTATGAAGAAGCGATGCGGCAAATGGAAATGCACGATTATCATCAATATGAAATAAGCAATTATGCCCGCCCCGGTTTTCAAAGCCGCCATAATTTAACGTATTGGAATAATGAAGAATATTATGGAATTGGTGCCGGCGCCCACAGCTACGTTGGCGGCGTCCGCCGCGCCAATGTCCGACCGATCAAAAAGTATATTGCGAAAGTTGAAGAAACCGGTTTTCCGTATTTGGAAGTCCATCATGTAACGAAATCGGAACAAATGGAAGAAGAGATGTTTTTAGGGTTAAGGAAAACGGAAGGGGTATCGAAGCAGCGCTTTTTCGAAAAGTTTGGGATGAGCATTCCCGATGTGTTTGGGCAGGCGGTTGCTAGAGAAAAACAAAAAGGGCTGCTTGAAGAAACGGAAACGCATATCCGATTGACCCAACGCGGAAAACTGCTTGGCAATGAGGTGTTTCAAGCGTTTATCGGCGGAATCTAA
- the lepA gene encoding translation elongation factor 4: MNRDERRRRRERIRNFSIIAHIDHGKSTLADRILEKTGALSEREMKEQMLDSMELERERGITIKLNAVQLKYKAKNGEEYIFHLIDTPGHVDFTYEVSRSLAACEGAILVVDAAQGIEAQTLANVYLALDNDLEILPVINKIDLPSADPERVRREIEEVIGLDASEAVLASAKVGIGIEEILEKIVEKIPAPSGDPDAPLKALIFDSHYDSYRGVVAYIRVVDGTVKPGQKIKMMSTGKEFEVVEVGVFTPKPKQVDELTVGDVGYLTASIKNVSDTRVGDTITDAENPATEPLPGYRKLNPMVFCGMYPIDTARYNDLREALEKLQLNDAALHFEPETSQALGFGFRCGFLGLLHMEIIQERIEREFNIDLITTAPSVVYKVFLTDGTEVQVDNPSNMPEPQKIDHIEEPYVKATIMVPNDYVGPVMELCQGKRGNFVDMQYLDEKRVTLIYEIPLSEIVYDFFDTLKSSTKGYASFDYELIGYKPSNLVKMDILLNGEKIDALSFIVHRDSAYERGKVIVEKLKDLIPRQQFEVPVQAAIGNKIIARSTIKALRKNVLAKCYGGDVSRKRKLLEKQKEGKKRMKQIGSVEVPQEAFMAILKIDDNKK, from the coding sequence ATGAATCGTGACGAAAGACGGAGACGGCGTGAGCGAATTCGCAACTTTTCCATTATCGCTCATATCGATCATGGAAAGTCGACGCTGGCAGACCGCATTTTGGAAAAAACAGGAGCGCTTTCCGAGCGGGAAATGAAAGAACAAATGCTAGATTCGATGGAATTGGAACGGGAGCGCGGAATCACGATTAAGCTCAATGCCGTTCAGTTAAAGTATAAAGCGAAAAATGGCGAAGAATATATTTTTCATTTAATCGATACGCCTGGACACGTCGATTTTACGTACGAGGTGTCGCGGAGCCTTGCCGCTTGTGAAGGGGCGATTCTTGTTGTCGACGCAGCACAAGGAATCGAAGCGCAGACGCTAGCAAACGTTTATTTAGCGCTTGATAATGATTTAGAAATTTTGCCAGTCATTAATAAAATTGATTTGCCAAGCGCCGATCCGGAGCGTGTTCGCCGAGAAATCGAGGAAGTCATCGGGCTTGATGCGTCGGAAGCGGTTCTCGCTTCTGCGAAAGTCGGCATCGGCATTGAAGAAATTTTAGAAAAAATTGTCGAAAAAATCCCGGCGCCGTCCGGCGATCCAGATGCGCCGCTAAAAGCGCTTATTTTTGACTCGCACTATGATTCGTATCGCGGCGTAGTTGCTTATATTCGCGTTGTCGACGGAACGGTAAAGCCCGGGCAGAAAATTAAAATGATGTCGACAGGCAAAGAGTTTGAAGTAGTAGAAGTCGGCGTGTTTACACCGAAGCCAAAGCAAGTCGACGAATTAACAGTCGGCGATGTCGGCTATTTAACGGCGTCCATTAAAAATGTGAGCGACACGCGTGTCGGTGATACGATTACCGATGCAGAAAATCCGGCAACAGAGCCGTTGCCGGGATACCGGAAGCTAAACCCGATGGTATTTTGCGGCATGTATCCGATTGATACGGCGCGTTATAACGATTTGCGCGAGGCGCTGGAAAAATTGCAATTGAACGACGCCGCCTTGCACTTTGAGCCGGAAACCTCACAAGCGCTTGGGTTCGGGTTCCGGTGCGGCTTTTTAGGATTATTGCATATGGAAATCATTCAAGAGCGCATTGAACGCGAGTTTAACATTGATTTAATCACAACAGCGCCAAGCGTTGTCTACAAAGTATTTTTAACTGATGGCACAGAAGTCCAAGTCGACAATCCGTCCAACATGCCGGAACCGCAAAAAATTGACCATATCGAGGAGCCGTATGTAAAAGCGACGATCATGGTGCCAAACGATTATGTCGGGCCAGTGATGGAACTGTGCCAAGGGAAACGGGGCAACTTCGTTGATATGCAATATTTAGATGAAAAGCGGGTAACATTGATTTATGAAATTCCGTTGTCGGAAATTGTATATGACTTCTTTGATACGTTAAAATCAAGCACAAAAGGGTATGCGTCGTTTGATTATGAACTGATCGGCTATAAACCATCGAATCTCGTGAAAATGGATATTTTGCTGAACGGCGAAAAAATTGATGCCCTTTCTTTCATCGTTCATCGCGATTCCGCTTATGAACGCGGCAAAGTGATTGTTGAAAAATTGAAAGATTTAATTCCGCGGCAACAGTTTGAGGTGCCTGTCCAAGCGGCGATCGGCAATAAGATTATCGCCCGTTCGACGATAAAAGCGCTGCGGAAAAACGTCTTAGCGAAATGCTACGGCGGGGACGTGTCGCGGAAGCGCAAACTGTTGGAAAAACAAAAAGAAGGAAAGAAACGAATGAAGCAAATCGGTTCGGTGGAAGTCCCGCAAGAAGCGTTTATGGCGATCTTGAAAATCGATGATAATAAAAAGTAA
- a CDS encoding YqxA family protein translates to MLKFTIQFLLAVMILFFGVLLGMQQANEGLRKMKGFDDPAFPSVFHISKDQNGEVEASVFGNKVMVEDVQEKHEKIETMKTFNLFSELGKQFAEAVQSLMEKLLFLLEKWLGK, encoded by the coding sequence TTGCTGAAATTTACGATTCAATTTTTGTTGGCTGTAATGATTCTTTTTTTTGGAGTGCTGCTTGGCATGCAGCAGGCCAATGAAGGCTTGCGCAAGATGAAAGGATTTGATGATCCGGCGTTTCCGTCCGTTTTTCATATTTCCAAAGATCAAAACGGCGAAGTCGAAGCGTCCGTGTTCGGAAATAAAGTAATGGTGGAAGATGTGCAAGAAAAGCATGAAAAAATCGAAACGATGAAAACATTCAATCTGTTTTCTGAACTTGGCAAACAGTTTGCTGAAGCGGTCCAATCATTGATGGAGAAATTGCTTTTCCTTTTAGAAAAATGGTTAGGAAAATGA
- the spoIIP gene encoding stage II sporulation protein P has translation MKKQRSSRMVVAVQGTSLKKMIILAVLGCMMMFMLIGAITSLKPEYRISSSSVSNMTDQFSQETFIHLFSFENHYFSQLLPKERQKPNYSALLFRMATSINPDDPRSLLGGELPGFTLYDSKIIVAGEGTDYTNMPYESAPPLEVMLAERQASLESLEEADKKHEEKQVPPPTQTTGGRKVVYIYHTHTRESYLPALKGVTDPDLAFHQTVNVTKVGEKLAEEMEKRGIGAEVSTIDIEGELKKKGMKYYQAYDMSRKTVVEAMSRNRDLQYFIDIHRDARRRKYTTIKIHGADYARVAFIIGGENARYEKNLQLATQLHHLLQKKYPGLSRGVIEKKGAETNGKFNQDLSENALLIEFGGVDNTFEELFRSVSAVADVFSEYYWQAQKVQAPAPAEKR, from the coding sequence ATGAAAAAACAGCGTTCTTCGCGAATGGTGGTGGCAGTGCAAGGCACCAGCTTAAAAAAAATGATTATTTTAGCGGTATTAGGTTGCATGATGATGTTTATGCTAATCGGAGCCATTACTTCGTTAAAGCCGGAATACCGCATTTCGTCTTCTTCCGTCAGCAATATGACGGACCAATTTTCCCAAGAAACGTTTATTCATTTATTTAGTTTTGAAAATCATTATTTTTCGCAACTGTTGCCAAAGGAACGGCAAAAGCCGAATTATTCAGCATTGTTGTTTCGCATGGCCACGAGCATTAACCCGGACGACCCGCGCAGCCTGCTTGGCGGCGAGCTTCCGGGATTTACGCTGTATGATAGTAAAATTATCGTTGCCGGGGAAGGAACGGATTATACCAACATGCCGTATGAATCTGCCCCGCCGCTGGAGGTAATGCTTGCAGAACGGCAAGCATCTTTAGAGAGTCTGGAAGAAGCGGATAAAAAGCACGAGGAAAAACAAGTTCCCCCGCCGACGCAAACGACGGGGGGAAGAAAAGTCGTATATATTTACCATACGCATACACGGGAATCGTACTTGCCAGCTTTAAAAGGAGTGACTGATCCTGACTTGGCGTTCCATCAGACGGTGAATGTCACGAAAGTTGGCGAAAAGCTGGCGGAGGAAATGGAGAAACGGGGAATTGGCGCGGAAGTAAGCACGATTGACATTGAAGGGGAACTGAAGAAAAAAGGGATGAAGTATTACCAAGCGTACGATATGTCAAGAAAAACGGTTGTCGAAGCGATGAGCCGCAATCGCGATTTGCAATATTTCATCGACATCCACCGTGATGCAAGAAGACGAAAATATACGACCATTAAGATTCATGGCGCAGATTATGCCCGCGTGGCGTTTATCATTGGCGGGGAAAACGCGAGATATGAAAAAAATTTGCAGCTTGCGACACAATTGCACCATTTATTGCAAAAAAAATATCCGGGGCTTAGCCGGGGAGTGATTGAGAAAAAAGGAGCAGAAACGAACGGGAAGTTTAACCAAGATTTATCAGAAAATGCGCTATTAATTGAGTTTGGGGGAGTCGACAATACGTTTGAAGAGCTATTTCGCTCTGTATCCGCTGTAGCTGATGTGTTCAGCGAATATTATTGGCAGGCGCAAAAAGTACAGGCACCCGCGCCGGCAGAAAAACGGTAA
- the gpr gene encoding GPR endopeptidase: MNRSIDLSAYSIRTDLAIEAHEMAVEERLQQKQEISSNIEGVIIHDREIDGIQLSYVKVTEKGAKSIGKKPGNYLTIEAQGIREHNTELQKKVQEIFAKEFSDFLRHANIGKEASCLVVGLGNSNVTPDALGPLTVENLLVTRHLFHLQPESVEEGFRPVSAVAPGVMGTTGIETSDIIHGIVEKIKPDFVIVIDALAARSIERVNATIQISDTGIHPGSGVGNKRKELSRETLGIPVISIGVPTVVDAVSITSDTIDFMLKHFGREMRENKRPSSALAPAGWAFGKKKKFAEEDMPSAKQRSTFLGMIGTLAEEEKRKLIYEVLAPLGHNLMVTPKEVDMFIEDMANLLASGLNAALHEQVDQHNIGSYTH; encoded by the coding sequence ATGAACCGCTCCATCGATTTAAGCGCGTATTCCATACGGACCGATTTGGCGATCGAAGCGCACGAAATGGCAGTAGAGGAGCGCCTTCAGCAAAAACAGGAAATCTCTTCCAACATTGAAGGAGTGATTATTCACGACCGCGAAATCGACGGGATTCAATTGTCATATGTAAAAGTAACGGAAAAAGGAGCAAAATCGATTGGCAAAAAACCGGGAAATTATTTAACCATTGAAGCCCAAGGAATTCGTGAACATAATACAGAGCTGCAAAAAAAAGTTCAAGAGATATTTGCCAAAGAGTTCAGTGACTTTTTGCGCCATGCGAACATCGGAAAAGAAGCAAGCTGTCTTGTTGTTGGATTAGGCAATTCGAATGTGACGCCGGATGCATTGGGCCCGCTGACGGTGGAAAATTTGCTTGTAACAAGACATTTATTTCACCTTCAGCCGGAAAGCGTTGAAGAAGGATTCCGCCCGGTTAGCGCGGTTGCCCCGGGCGTAATGGGGACGACGGGAATTGAAACAAGCGATATCATCCACGGAATTGTTGAAAAAATAAAACCAGATTTTGTGATCGTGATTGATGCGCTGGCAGCGCGATCGATTGAACGAGTCAATGCGACGATTCAAATTTCCGATACGGGAATCCATCCCGGTTCAGGGGTTGGGAATAAGCGAAAAGAACTAAGCAGGGAAACGTTAGGTATCCCGGTTATTTCTATTGGTGTTCCGACTGTTGTTGATGCCGTGTCGATTACAAGTGATACGATTGATTTTATGTTAAAACATTTTGGAAGAGAAATGCGCGAAAATAAGCGGCCGTCAAGTGCGCTTGCTCCAGCGGGATGGGCGTTCGGAAAGAAAAAGAAATTTGCGGAAGAAGATATGCCATCAGCAAAACAACGTTCAACCTTTCTCGGTATGATCGGAACACTGGCAGAAGAGGAAAAACGAAAGCTTATTTACGAAGTGCTCGCCCCGCTCGGCCATAATTTAATGGTCACTCCGAAAGAAGTCGATATGTTTATCGAAGATATGGCAAATTTATTAGCGAGCGGGCTGAATGCCGCGTTGCACGAGCAGGTGGATCAGCATAATATCGGTTCTTACACGCATTAG
- the rpsT gene encoding 30S ribosomal protein S20, giving the protein MANIKSAIKRAKTSEKRRAHNASMKSAMRTAIKKFEAFVELKDVEKAQEAFIIATKKLDKAVTKGLIHKNTASRKKSRLAKKLNSIIAS; this is encoded by the coding sequence ATGGCAAACATTAAGTCCGCGATTAAACGCGCAAAAACAAGTGAAAAACGCCGCGCTCACAATGCTTCGATGAAATCAGCAATGCGCACGGCGATTAAAAAATTCGAAGCATTTGTTGAATTAAAAGATGTTGAAAAAGCTCAAGAAGCGTTCATCATCGCTACTAAAAAATTAGACAAAGCGGTGACGAAAGGTCTTATTCATAAAAATACAGCAAGCCGCAAAAAATCCCGTTTAGCTAAAAAATTAAACAGCATTATCGCATCATAA
- the holA gene encoding DNA polymerase III subunit delta encodes MVVNLWGKIKSRRLSPLYLLYGTESFLLTETYELLIRTVLTEEEREFNVSVYDCEETPVQAALEDAETFPFLGEKRVIIVKNPYFFTAEKEKEITHDLKKLESYITSPSPFSIVVFVGAYEKLDERKKITKLMKEHAEVFIANPLAEKELREWMMERVRQNGAMMEENAVDALLQTAGTNLMTLANELDKLALFVGPGGMIRQETVENLVSRTLEQNVFVLVEKVTKRQIAEALQVFYDLLENNEEPLKILALLANQFRLLYQVKWLAAKGYGQQQIASILKVHPFRIKLAMGQAALFSEEELMKAIQQIAEADYEMKSGAMDRQLIMELLLMKWSNKAK; translated from the coding sequence ATGGTGGTTAACTTGTGGGGAAAAATAAAAAGCCGTCGCCTTTCTCCCCTTTATTTATTATATGGAACGGAATCGTTTTTATTAACGGAAACGTATGAACTTCTTATTCGCACCGTGTTAACGGAAGAAGAGAGAGAATTTAACGTATCGGTATACGATTGTGAAGAGACTCCGGTGCAAGCAGCGCTAGAGGACGCTGAAACGTTTCCGTTTTTAGGGGAGAAACGGGTGATTATCGTGAAAAACCCTTACTTTTTTACAGCGGAGAAAGAAAAAGAAATCACGCATGACTTAAAAAAGTTGGAATCGTACATAACGTCGCCTTCGCCTTTTTCGATTGTCGTTTTCGTTGGGGCGTATGAAAAGCTTGATGAACGAAAGAAAATAACGAAATTAATGAAGGAGCATGCGGAAGTTTTTATTGCGAATCCGCTTGCCGAAAAAGAGCTGCGCGAATGGATGATGGAAAGAGTGCGGCAAAACGGCGCAATGATGGAAGAAAATGCAGTTGATGCTTTGCTGCAGACGGCAGGGACGAATTTAATGACACTTGCCAATGAACTGGACAAGCTCGCGTTGTTCGTCGGACCGGGCGGAATGATCCGGCAAGAAACGGTCGAAAACCTCGTATCGCGCACGCTAGAGCAAAACGTGTTTGTGTTGGTGGAGAAAGTGACGAAACGGCAAATCGCTGAGGCGCTGCAAGTATTTTATGATTTGCTGGAAAATAATGAAGAACCGCTGAAAATTTTAGCGCTGCTGGCTAATCAATTCCGCCTTTTATACCAAGTGAAATGGCTGGCGGCAAAAGGATACGGGCAGCAGCAAATCGCTTCCATCTTAAAAGTGCATCCGTTTCGGATCAAACTTGCGATGGGGCAAGCGGCGCTGTTTTCTGAAGAAGAGCTGATGAAGGCCATCCAGCAAATTGCCGAGGCGGACTATGAAATGAAGAGCGGGGCGATGGACCGGCAGCTGATTATGGAGCTGTTGTTAATGAAATGGAGCAATAAAGCGAAATGA
- a CDS encoding YqzM family protein has product MNVFEKDVQSKRNDAVDSAVGFIVSFGFFATMFIIATLIKYFGS; this is encoded by the coding sequence ATGAACGTATTTGAAAAAGATGTACAAAGCAAGCGGAATGACGCAGTTGACTCTGCCGTCGGCTTTATCGTCTCGTTCGGATTTTTCGCAACGATGTTTATTATCGCAACATTGATTAAATACTTCGGTTCATGA
- a CDS encoding DNA internalization-related competence protein ComEC/Rec2, which produces MRGNIVYAAIAAIVGIAAGCAESSVSLLVIALYTIFLFARKRRLFLFSMVTICVFYLYIIYIDRHNETQLSSRMTLFSIRFIAPVAMDGEQLKAIVEVRQKEKLQLVYYMKSAQEKQQLSSLLAPGTICTVKGTLERPALPRNPNAFDYRRYLRFHHIHWILQPQSISPQHCRQISPTVYERLLLLREKGIRVIETNFPSETVGIVQALLYGERAEFDESLLEGYQKLGLIHLLAISGSHVTLLIGAAFSILIRFITKETATLILLIVLPIYIVLTGASPSVIRASLTAMLFLGANYRKMMLSPLDALSVALIVMLLFDPYLLWDVGFQLSFIVSFALILSSPMIMSYHSVAFRLFFTTFIAQLSALPFLLYYFFEVSLWSLPLNVIFVPLYSFVILPLSIASLLAYYAHPFFSIPFMWLLQKIIVISSDIVALFSSSRSLSLILGRPSFFFLVCYAVAILLAFVQMERKRYLSLGWVALVIAFHAFSPYMDRYGEVVLLDVGQGDCLYIELPYRKGVYLIDTGGTLPRQGEPWQERKREWDVGKDVVVPFLKSKGVRHIDKLIATHGDIDHIGAAAEIIHHLSVKQLVIGKVKTESLLQEKLVQLAKQKNIEVAQLARGDKWTEGEVSFYVLHPFSAYRDDNNHSVVLYAKLGGLFWLLTGDLEEEGEMELINAFPQLKVDVLKVAHHGSDTSTTELFLKQMEPKIALISVGKHNRYGHPSPNVIERLTERNVIILRTDRHGAIRFIYTKKQGTFFAMLP; this is translated from the coding sequence ATGCGTGGAAATATTGTTTATGCGGCGATTGCCGCCATTGTTGGGATAGCGGCTGGCTGCGCGGAATCAAGCGTTTCTTTGCTGGTTATCGCGCTTTACACCATTTTTCTCTTTGCGCGAAAACGGCGCCTCTTTCTTTTTTCAATGGTGACAATCTGCGTTTTTTATCTGTACATCATTTATATAGACCGCCATAATGAAACACAGCTATCTAGCCGCATGACGTTATTTTCCATCCGTTTTATCGCTCCAGTTGCGATGGACGGAGAGCAACTAAAAGCAATAGTAGAAGTGAGGCAAAAAGAAAAATTGCAGCTTGTTTACTATATGAAATCTGCGCAGGAAAAACAACAGCTTTCTTCGCTTTTGGCTCCTGGAACGATATGTACGGTGAAAGGAACGCTTGAGCGTCCGGCGCTGCCGCGAAATCCTAACGCTTTCGATTATCGCCGTTATTTGCGATTTCACCACATTCATTGGATTCTTCAGCCTCAATCGATTTCCCCGCAACATTGCCGCCAAATATCCCCAACGGTGTATGAACGGCTGCTTTTGCTCCGCGAAAAAGGGATTCGTGTCATTGAAACAAATTTTCCATCAGAAACGGTTGGAATTGTCCAAGCGCTTTTATATGGCGAGAGAGCGGAATTCGATGAATCGCTGTTGGAAGGATACCAAAAACTTGGACTCATCCACTTATTAGCGATTTCCGGATCACACGTAACTTTATTAATCGGAGCGGCGTTTTCCATTTTGATACGTTTTATAACAAAGGAAACGGCGACGCTCATTTTACTGATTGTTCTTCCCATTTATATTGTGCTGACAGGCGCTTCTCCTTCCGTTATTCGCGCGTCTTTGACAGCGATGCTTTTCTTGGGTGCGAATTACCGGAAAATGATGTTATCACCGCTTGACGCATTAAGCGTGGCGCTGATCGTGATGCTTTTATTTGATCCGTATCTGTTATGGGATGTCGGATTCCAGCTGTCATTTATTGTATCATTTGCCCTCATTTTATCCTCGCCAATGATCATGTCATATCATTCTGTCGCTTTCCGCCTTTTTTTTACGACTTTTATCGCCCAATTGAGCGCTCTTCCGTTTCTTTTATACTATTTTTTTGAAGTGTCATTATGGAGCCTTCCCCTTAATGTCATTTTTGTGCCGCTTTATTCTTTCGTTATTTTGCCGCTTTCTATTGCCTCTCTATTAGCGTATTATGCGCACCCGTTTTTTTCTATTCCTTTTATGTGGCTGCTGCAAAAAATAATCGTTATTTCCAGCGACATTGTTGCGCTTTTCTCATCCAGCCGTTCGCTGTCCCTTATCCTTGGCAGGCCTTCTTTCTTTTTCCTTGTCTGTTATGCCGTTGCGATTTTGCTTGCGTTTGTGCAAATGGAGCGAAAACGCTACTTGAGTTTAGGATGGGTCGCATTGGTGATTGCGTTCCATGCGTTTAGTCCGTATATGGATCGTTATGGCGAGGTCGTTTTGCTGGATGTCGGGCAAGGGGATTGCCTATATATTGAATTGCCTTACCGGAAAGGAGTATATCTGATTGATACGGGAGGAACGCTTCCGCGGCAGGGGGAGCCTTGGCAAGAAAGAAAGCGGGAATGGGATGTCGGAAAAGATGTCGTCGTTCCATTTTTAAAGTCGAAAGGGGTGCGACATATCGATAAACTTATTGCCACACATGGCGATATCGATCATATTGGAGCGGCGGCAGAAATTATTCATCACCTTTCTGTTAAGCAATTAGTCATCGGCAAGGTGAAGACGGAAAGTTTGCTTCAAGAAAAGCTTGTTCAACTTGCCAAACAAAAAAATATAGAAGTGGCGCAACTAGCAAGAGGGGATAAATGGACAGAAGGGGAAGTTTCCTTTTATGTCCTTCATCCGTTTTCGGCATATCGCGATGATAATAATCATTCGGTTGTATTGTATGCAAAGCTCGGCGGGTTATTCTGGCTATTGACGGGAGATTTGGAGGAAGAAGGAGAAATGGAGTTAATCAACGCTTTTCCGCAATTAAAAGTGGATGTGCTGAAAGTGGCCCATCATGGCAGCGACACTTCCACGACAGAGCTATTTCTTAAACAAATGGAGCCGAAAATTGCGCTTATTTCCGTTGGAAAGCATAACCGCTATGGCCATCCTTCACCGAACGTTATCGAACGGTTAACGGAAAGGAATGTCATTATTTTGCGGACAGACCGGCATGGTGCGATCCGTTTTATTTATACGAAAAAACAAGGAACCTTTTTTGCCATGCTGCCATAG
- a CDS encoding ComE operon protein 2: MERITWDQYFMAQSHLLALRSTCTRLAVGATIVRDKRIIAGGYNGSIAGGAHCIDEGCYIIDGHCVRTIHAEMNAIIQCAKFGVPTEGAEMYVTHFPCLHCCKAIIQSGIRAVYYAQDYKNDPYALELFQQANVRVEHVPFNKEILSLLQR, from the coding sequence ATGGAACGAATCACATGGGATCAATATTTTATGGCGCAAAGTCATTTGCTGGCATTGCGCAGCACCTGCACGCGGTTAGCGGTTGGCGCCACCATCGTCCGCGACAAACGGATTATTGCCGGAGGATACAACGGCTCGATTGCCGGTGGGGCCCATTGCATTGATGAAGGATGTTATATCATTGACGGCCATTGCGTCCGCACGATCCACGCCGAGATGAATGCGATTATTCAATGCGCGAAATTCGGCGTGCCGACGGAAGGAGCGGAGATGTACGTGACCCACTTTCCGTGTCTGCATTGCTGCAAAGCGATTATTCAAAGCGGGATTCGCGCTGTGTACTATGCGCAAGATTATAAAAACGATCCATATGCGCTGGAACTTTTTCAACAAGCGAACGTTCGCGTTGAACATGTGCCGTTTAATAAAGAAATTTTGTCACTTCTTCAACGCTAA
- the comER gene encoding late competence protein ComER, translating to MKIGMIGTGNMGRILIEAFLESGAVKEEQLIITNRTLEKALDIQRHYPNVYVASGAEEVVQKAIIVFLCVKPLDIHPLLQQLSSFWTKEHCLVSITSPISVQQLEAAVPCHVARVIPSITNRALSGSTLITFGQRCSRHYQTYIEQLFRHISVPSFIDHEITRIASDIASCGPAFFSYLLQRFIEAAVKKTAITKEQATVLTNDMIIGLGELLKSNLYTLPALQEKVCVKGGITGEGIAVLEKEMEGVFERVFAKTHEKFKDDIEKVKKQFNN from the coding sequence ATGAAAATCGGCATGATCGGGACGGGGAATATGGGAAGGATTTTAATTGAAGCGTTTCTTGAATCTGGAGCTGTCAAAGAAGAACAGCTGATTATCACCAACCGCACGTTGGAAAAAGCGTTAGACATCCAGCGTCACTATCCTAACGTCTACGTTGCTTCTGGCGCAGAGGAAGTGGTGCAGAAAGCAATCATTGTGTTTTTATGTGTCAAACCGTTAGATATTCACCCCCTTTTGCAGCAATTGTCTTCTTTTTGGACAAAGGAACATTGTCTTGTCTCGATAACAAGCCCTATTAGTGTGCAGCAGCTGGAAGCAGCCGTTCCTTGCCACGTAGCGCGCGTTATCCCAAGCATTACCAACCGGGCGCTTTCCGGAAGCACGCTAATCACATTTGGGCAGCGCTGTTCCCGCCATTATCAAACCTATATAGAACAACTGTTCCGCCACATTTCTGTTCCTTCCTTTATTGATCATGAAATTACGCGAATCGCCTCAGACATCGCAAGCTGCGGCCCCGCTTTTTTCAGCTATTTGCTTCAGCGGTTTATCGAGGCTGCCGTGAAAAAAACGGCGATTACGAAAGAACAAGCAACGGTATTGACCAATGACATGATTATAGGATTGGGGGAATTATTGAAAAGCAATCTTTACACACTTCCAGCGCTGCAAGAAAAAGTTTGTGTGAAAGGCGGTATTACCGGGGAAGGAATTGCCGTGCTTGAAAAGGAAATGGAAGGGGTATTTGAACGAGTATTTGCCAAGACACACGAGAAATTCAAAGATGACATCGAAAAAGTAAAAAAGCAGTTTAATAATTAA